From the Acidimicrobiia bacterium genome, one window contains:
- a CDS encoding DUF5615 family PIN-like protein, with protein sequence MKALLDEMHAPSIAGSLNDQSFDVIAVAADPGLRGRSDEDLLTHAAAPGRALVTENVADFMPLATQWAGAGEAHAGLIFTNPRRFNRATLAYPGNLIAALREFLADPPITGVSWIWWL encoded by the coding sequence GTGAAGGCCCTTCTCGACGAGATGCATGCTCCGAGCATCGCCGGCAGCCTCAATGACCAGTCCTTCGATGTCATCGCGGTCGCCGCCGATCCCGGACTGCGCGGCAGGTCGGATGAAGATCTCCTCACCCACGCTGCGGCTCCTGGACGTGCTCTGGTCACCGAGAACGTGGCGGACTTCATGCCGCTCGCTACGCAATGGGCCGGCGCGGGCGAGGCACACGCCGGTTTGATCTTCACCAACCCGAGACGGTTCAACCGGGCAACACTCGCCTACCCGGGGAACCTCATCGCCGCCCTCCGGGAGTTCCTCGCCGATCCGCCGATCACCGGCGTGTCGTGGATCTGGTGGCTGTGA